One genomic region from Calditrichota bacterium encodes:
- a CDS encoding CHASE2 domain-containing protein — MSQIYKRLFTGIILGLFAAAVVILFTYILFPTVFHKFELQTLDMRFARKISLLEEQRAGDKIEEIVIVDIDNRSLNKLGRFHQWPRDYYAEITNYLTHGGARAIGFDILFMERDIDRVADTMFVQATKVSGIVTHALSFSRAEPDAFLYRMNFPPEGFDFSRLSYAFDPKVVAQFPLAERFDGKFIALYNASKSLGFVNYQPDNDSVIRKMPLFMNFADRLYPTFALALIINMFDVAPYDISIVPGKFVKMKIPAIAPDAALELPIDKKGQMLINYTGTFQTFRYVSFYDVLTKRIPANFFKNKIILIGASAPGLNDLRPVPFQEAFPGVEIHANMLYNILHGDFIYKKSTATNIFILILLCLFIGIVASFFRMWISIPLLLFVIAGFMVATFFSFWTNNQWIDNVRPFIGIIASQVAVLGFKYFREIKDKKRIKQMFQNYVSPSVVNELLKNPNMLKLGGERKIATAFFSDIKNFTSYSENLQPEQLVQYLNEYLAILTDVILKYQGYLDKYEGDAVVAIFGAPIQQPDHAIRACRAALDIQKRLKKFQKKWKQQNRPPFETRIGLNSGPMIVGNIGGVNRFDYTAIGDSVNLASRLEGTNKIYGTSIIISQATFQLVGKYFWCRELDLIRVKGKAKPVRIFQIIEEKSIGLTNEQRAAIEYFLKGLEKYRMRDFRTAREYFLKSLQIDPDDGPAAEFVRRCNLFEKNPPPSNWDGVFEMTTK, encoded by the coding sequence ATGAGCCAGATTTACAAACGACTATTCACAGGTATCATTCTTGGTCTTTTTGCAGCGGCAGTAGTCATTTTGTTCACATACATTTTATTCCCCACAGTTTTTCATAAATTTGAGCTACAAACGTTGGACATGCGCTTCGCCAGAAAAATTTCTCTGCTGGAAGAGCAACGCGCGGGGGACAAAATCGAGGAAATCGTCATTGTGGACATCGACAATCGCAGCTTGAATAAATTGGGCAGATTTCATCAGTGGCCTCGGGATTATTACGCGGAAATTACCAATTATCTCACTCATGGAGGTGCGCGAGCCATCGGATTTGACATTTTATTCATGGAACGCGACATCGACCGCGTGGCGGATACCATGTTTGTTCAGGCGACAAAAGTGTCCGGAATTGTCACTCACGCGCTTTCATTTTCTCGGGCAGAGCCAGATGCCTTTCTCTACCGCATGAATTTTCCGCCCGAGGGATTCGATTTTTCGCGTCTCAGTTACGCCTTCGATCCGAAGGTCGTGGCGCAGTTTCCGCTTGCAGAACGGTTTGACGGGAAATTTATCGCGCTGTACAATGCATCAAAAAGTCTCGGATTTGTGAATTATCAGCCGGATAATGACAGCGTCATTCGAAAAATGCCTTTGTTCATGAATTTCGCTGACCGCCTTTATCCCACTTTTGCTTTGGCGCTGATAATCAACATGTTCGATGTGGCTCCGTACGATATTTCCATCGTTCCCGGAAAATTTGTGAAAATGAAAATTCCCGCCATCGCTCCGGATGCGGCTCTGGAATTGCCCATTGACAAAAAAGGACAGATGTTAATTAATTACACTGGCACATTTCAGACATTCCGTTACGTTTCATTTTACGACGTGCTCACCAAACGCATCCCGGCGAATTTTTTTAAAAATAAAATCATTCTCATCGGTGCCTCTGCGCCAGGGCTCAACGATCTCCGTCCGGTCCCGTTTCAGGAAGCATTTCCTGGGGTGGAAATTCATGCCAATATGTTGTACAATATTTTGCACGGCGATTTTATTTATAAAAAATCCACTGCCACGAATATTTTCATTTTGATTTTGCTGTGTCTGTTCATCGGAATCGTCGCCTCATTTTTTCGCATGTGGATTAGCATCCCCCTGCTGCTGTTCGTCATCGCCGGTTTTATGGTGGCCACATTTTTTTCTTTCTGGACAAATAATCAGTGGATTGACAATGTCAGACCGTTCATCGGAATCATTGCCAGTCAAGTTGCAGTGTTAGGGTTCAAATATTTTCGAGAAATAAAAGACAAAAAACGCATCAAACAAATGTTTCAAAATTATGTTTCCCCCTCTGTGGTCAATGAGCTGCTTAAAAATCCCAATATGCTCAAATTAGGCGGCGAGCGTAAAATTGCCACCGCGTTTTTTTCCGACATCAAGAATTTTACCAGTTATTCTGAAAATCTCCAACCCGAGCAACTTGTGCAATATCTCAATGAATATCTGGCGATTTTAACCGATGTTATTCTGAAATATCAGGGCTATTTAGACAAATATGAGGGAGATGCTGTAGTAGCAATTTTCGGCGCGCCCATTCAGCAGCCGGATCACGCGATTCGTGCTTGCCGGGCGGCATTGGATATTCAAAAACGACTAAAAAAATTCCAAAAAAAATGGAAGCAACAGAACAGGCCTCCGTTCGAAACACGCATCGGTCTAAACTCAGGTCCCATGATTGTGGGCAATATCGGCGGCGTGAACCGCTTTGACTATACTGCCATCGGCGACAGCGTCAACCTCGCCTCTCGATTAGAGGGAACGAACAAAATTTACGGAACGTCTATTATTATCAGCCAGGCGACTTTCCAACTCGTGGGGAAATATTTTTGGTGCCGCGAGTTGGATTTGATCCGTGTGAAGGGAAAAGCAAAGCCGGTGCGCATTTTTCAGATCATCGAAGAAAAATCAATAGGTCTGACCAATGAGCAGAGAGCCGCCATAGAATACTTTTTGAAAGGCTTGGAAAAATATCGAATGAGAGATTTTCGCACTGCCCGAGAGTATTTTCT